A segment of the Leptolyngbya sp. NIES-3755 genome:
TCGATAGGAGTAATCCGGTCTGTGGGTAAAGTAATGTGTACTGTTCCATTAGTGTCACCCCGGAAGATATTAGATATGGGAAGAAAAAAACAACCCCCGATTTGGATCGTTGTACTGATCTGTAGTGCTACAGGTGTTGTATTAGGTGGGTCGGCAAGCTGGGCAGAAAGTAGCCAGTGTTTGCAGGATAAAGTGGTCACAAATCAGTGCTTGACTCAAGATCCCGTGAGAAAAACAGGGGAAGGAATGTTTGCAGGAATGTTGGCGGGTGCGGGTGGAGCGATCGGCGCAACCTGGAGCCAGTGGAACCGCAAATCTTAGTTCGGCAACTTGTGTAGAATCATTGCCTTGGGGTCTGTGAAGTTCCGTGGCTCGTTCATCTGTGAGTCTGCCTAGCGTTAACTCGCCTATCAAGATTCACAAAGACTCACCTTATAAAGCACTCTCCAAAAACTTCCCAACTCTAAATAGAACCGCTACAATGATTGAAGGATTTGCTGCGGCGTTGGTGACTGCCAACAATGTTTTATGATCTATGTTTTTTGAATCTGGGAGTCCAACAAGGCTGATGGCAGTAGACCGAGCTTGTACTCGGAAACTTTAAATCCGCCACTTTCGACACCCACCTGGTTTTAACCAGGTCAAAAGCTGAGGTAAGACGGCGCTGCGGTATCCTACTTCTTGATCCCTTGCTAAGTTAGTGAGGGAATTTTTATTGCCAAAATTCAGCGTGTTAATAATTATTGTAAAAACAAACTTTTGAACGAGCTTTGTGCAGAAAATATTTCAATTAAGAATTTAAAAAGATCTCCCGATCGAAACATTTAATTTCTGCATTTTGGCGCAAGAAATCCAGAATAAATTATTACGAGAATGAGCTAGTCGTGCCAATCCTGTCACACTTATACGTGTCTTGTAAGTCAACAGGATTACATTCGATTTTCTTCGAGAATCGTCCCCACATTCGTCTTTCAGTTAATCCCTTGAATATTCATCGATCGCCCCAACTTTCTTTCCCGATCCCTGCGACTGTGCATCGATTAGACAATGGTTTGACGCTGATTCATCATCATCTTCCCGCGACGGGTGTGAGCGCGATCGATGTCTGGGTGAATGCAGGCTCGGTCGTCGAACCCGATGAATGGATGGGAATGGCGCATTTCCTCGAACACATGATTTTCAAGGGAACGCACCGGATTGCACCAGGAGAATTTGATAGTGCGATCGAGAATCGGGGCGGAATGACAAATGCCGCCACAAGTTATGATTACGCTCATTTTTACATGACCACGGCATCGAAGGACTTTTCGGAAACGCTGCCTTATTTGAGCGAATTACTATTGAATGCAGCGATCCCCGACGAGGAATTTGATCGGGAACGGGATGTCGTTCTAGAAGAGATTTCGCAGACGTATGATGATCCCGATGCGATCGCGTTTCAGTTTCTCTCGGAATTGGTTTATCAGCGGCATCCTTACGGGCGATCGATTTTGGGAACCGAAGACAGTCTCATGCCACGATCGGCAGACGAAATGCGATCGTTCCATCGCGCTCACTATCAGCCAGAGAATATGACGGTTGTAATTACAGGCGATGTGGATCTCGAACAGGCGAAACTTCGGGTAGAGAGAGCGTTTGGTAAGTTTCCTGATCCCGGTTCCTGTCCGCGTCATGAAGCTGAAGCAGAACCACCCATCACGAGTATTCGCCGCGAAGAATTGTACCTTCCGCGACTCGAACAGGCTCGATTGTTAATGGCTTGGATCGCTCCAGGAGTGGAACCGTTGACCTGGCAAAACGAAGAAGAATTATTGCCTTGGCAACGAGTTGAGCGATCAAATCAACAAGATCCGCTCAAAGCTGCTTGTGGACTTGATTTACTCTCAGCCGTTCTTGCCTCTGGGCGGACTTCTCGCTTTATCCAAGAATTTCGTGAAGAACGGCAGATTGTCCAAGCGATCGACTGTAGTTTCTCACTTCAACGCGATTCGAGCTTATTTACGATCGCGGCTTGGCTCGATCCAAAAGATTTAGAACGAGTTGAGGCGCTGATCTGCGATCGTCTTTCTCATTTGATGACGACTCCGATTTCTCAAGCAGAACTCGATCGAGCAAAACGGTTGCTCTGTAATGATTACGCTTTCTCAACCGAAACTCCGGGACAGCTTGCAGGACTATACGGTTATTATCATTCGCTGGCAGAGATTGAAGCAGCGATCGCCTATCCTCACTGGATTCAGTCCTTCACGACCGAAGATTTGCGAGATTTAGCCAGCCATTATCTTTCGCCCTATCACTATGCTGCGATCGTGGTGAAGCCAGGTTGCTAGAATCAACAGATGTATTTTTAATAATCGATCGTGACCTCTTCAATTGCCTCGCCTCAAAATCGAAATATTCATCGGACTGTGTTGGACAATGGCATCACAGTGCTCGTGACTGAAAATCCGTCTGCGGATATTATTGCTGCACGTCTCTTTTTCAAAGCTGGAACTCGCTGGGAGCCATACGATAAAGCAGGCTTGTCTCATCTCGTTGCAGCGGTGATGACAAAGGGAACAGAACGGCATTCGTCGCTGGAAATTGCAGAACGAGTGGAATCGATCGGGGCAAGTGTCAGTACGGACGCGGCATCAGATTACTTTTTAGTTAGTCTAAAAACGGTTTCGGCAGATTTTCCTGAAATGCTGATGTTGGCAGGGGAGCTTTTGCGATCGGCAACGTTTCCAGAATCGGAAGTCGAACTCGAACGTCGTTTGGCACTTCAGGCAATCCGATCGCAGCAAGAACAACCGTTTACAGTGGCACTCGATCGATTGCGTCACGCGATGTACGGTCAGCATCCTTACGCTCTTTCAGGCTTGGGAACGATCGAAACCGTTGAGAAATTAACTCGCGAAGATTTGCAGACCTACTATCAAACTCATTTTCGTCCGGATAATTTGACGATCAGCATTGCAGGTCGAATTACTCCAGAGCAAGCTGTATCGCAAGTTGAAGAAACTCTGGGGGATTGGAAAGCACCTCTTACACCGCGAGTTGAGTTAAATTTACCGATCGTCACTCCGAATCCAACCCGAAGTGCAGTCCCACAAGACACGCAGCAATCGATCGTCATTCTTGGCTATCATGCGCCCTCGATTCAATCGAATTTGATGGAAGATTATGCCGCATTAAAGCTATTAAATACTTATCTAGGAAATGGCTTATCGAGTCGTTTGTTTGTGGAATTGCGAGAGAAACGGGGATTAGCTTATGAAGTTTCAGCGTTTTATCCCACTCGATTAGACACGTCGTATTTTGTCACGTATATGGGAACGGCTCCAAGCAACACCTCGATCGCGCTTTCGGGTTTGAAAACTGAAGTCGATCGTCTCTGTGCCGCACCTTTGAGCGAAGAAGAAATCCAAACCGCGAAAAACAAACTACTCGGACAATACGCGCTTGGAAAACAAACCAATTCGCAACTGGCACAAATCTTTGGATGGTATGAAACGCTTGGATTAGGAGTCGAATTCGATACCCAGTTTCAAACCGCGATCGCTCAAGTCACCGCAGAAACCGCCCAAGAAACAGCTTGTCGATATTTTGGCGATCCGTATATTTCCTTGTTAGGACCTGCCGACGCGATCGAGCACTAACAAGAAAAGGAGACGCAATCACGTCTCCCCCTGCATCTTCTAGACTTCAAAAATTGCGCCTCGTTGAGTCAGATCCCGCTTTGTCTCTCTCGAAAACCAGCGAGGCTCATTAAATCGTGTTCTTTCAACGTTCGCGCCAACAAAATCGGTATCAGAGAGAACCGCGCCTCTCAGGTCTGCACCTGTCAAATCCGCACCATACAGACTTGCACCACTCAAGTCAGCATTAATCAGATGAGCACGTTTTAGATTGGCATAGCTCAAATTCGTCTCACTCAGTTTCGTACCGTTCAAATCAGCACTGGTCAGAATCGATCGACGAACATCCGCATAGGTCAATTTCGCATCGGTCAAAATTGCGCCCGTCAAGTTCGCACTATCCAAGGTTGCATTCACGAGAACCGCACCGGATAGATTGGCATTGATCAAGCTGGCTCCAGTCAACGTAGCATCGGTCAGGTTTGCCTGAGTCAAATTGCTGCTGATCAATCGTGCTTCGGTGAAATTGGTGCTGATCAAACTGGCTCCAACCAACGTGGCTTCGATCAAATCTGCTTTGGTCATGTTTTTCGATCGTAGATCGATGCCGGTCAGATTGGATTCTGAGAAGTCTCGAAGCGGATTGAGATTAGCAATATTCGCGAGTGCAAAAAAGTCGTCGGTATCAGCGGACTTGACTTGTTCGATTAAGTCTAGAAGAGTTTGAAGAGTTTGATCTTTGGTCATCATATTTGCCTTGCCTAACTGAGACCATGTGGGGACACGGGACGCTGCACAGTTAGGAATACAAAACGGCTCTGACGCATTTCGTAAACCGCCAGAAAAACCAATACTGATTTTGCAGAGGATTGTCTGTCTCAGTTCGTTTAAAGACAATCCTAAACCTGTCCGGAGCTAGGAACTACATTGTAGTATTCAGACAAGGCAAACAGGTCTTGCTTTTGACAAGACTCACTCTGAGGATAGGGATTGATTTAGCGATCGTGATTATTTTGTTGATACAGTCTTACCAATCGCTCGATCACGGCTTTCTTATTCGGGCTGAGATTTTTGGGGATCAGCGTTTCGAGTTTTGCCAAATCGATCGATCCGTCCGGTGACTGCTCGTTATAAACAGTTGTTGCAGCTTGACCGTTGTGGTTAGAGGAAGACATGGTAAGACTGGGGTGAAAAACTACAAATCGAAGGTCGGTCAATGAAGCTTGATCGAATCATTGACAGTATGAAAGTCATACTTCCGATAGTGCCACTATAGCCTGTGCACTGGTAGAGTCGCACCCCCTAATTGGGTAGTGGTAGCCGGAGAGTATGTGCCCTGGTGATTCCTTGCCCAAGGATAACATCGTCGTTTCAAATACGCGCCTGATATATGAAATTTTAATTTGGATGTGAAGTTTACTTTTCGGTGAGTGACCAAGAACCGTCCCAATGATCAGGCGGGGGTGTTCTTAACCAATGTTGGCAGCGTTCCATGTGTAAAGAGGCGGCTTTATCACGGTGATCGATTTCGAGAACGGTCGCGAATTCTGCGACTGCAAAGGCGAATTTTCGATTCAAATAGTGTTGGCGGGCGCTGTGATAATGTTCAATTACGCGCTTTTTCTCATCAGAAATTTTATCCGATCGCAGTCCCACGAGTTCGTACACTGCAACAGGTTTATTTTTGCCTTTGACTTTAATAAAATCGAGTTCCCGCGCCCAGATGCGATCGGCACAAGGACGATAAGTACTCTCGCTCATCACAATGTCAGTTCCGTAGAGTTTACTTGCGCCTTCGAGCCGAGAACCCAGATTGACTCCATCTCCGATCGCAGTAAATTCCATCCGCTTGCTGCATCCAATATTTCCGCTAATCACCGTATCTGAATTGATCCCGATTCCGATCGCGATCGTTTTTTCATTCCGGCTCGATCGTGCTTGATTAAATGCCGCTAATCGATGCCGCATTTCTAGCGCGGTCTGAACTGCCATCCATTCATGATCATCTAATGGCAGAGGCGATCCAAACACTGCCATGATCGCGTCCCCAATATATTTATCGAGAATGCCTTTGTGCATAAAGACCGCTTCGACCATTGATTCAAAATACTGATTAAGCATTTCGACCACTTCTTCAGCTTTGAGTGTTTCTGTTAAGGTCGTATAGCTGCGAATGTCTGAGAATAGAACAGAAACATCTTTACGATCGCCACCCATTTTTGCAGCATCCGGATTTTCGAGTAGCTGTTCTGCCAATTCCTGGGTCATATAGCGATACATCGTACTCTTGAGCCGTTTTTCGTCGCTGATATCATCCATTACGATCAGCGCTCCGGATACTCGATGACTATCGTTTGCATCTGCGATCGTATTAATCGACAAATTGATACTATGTTGTTCCTCGCCGTGAATCGGTTGCAGCGTTTGATCGGGATAGTACTGCTCCCGATTCCGAGCGGTAATCGCTTGGTTAAACCAGTTATAAAAGCTGCCTTTTTCGAGCTTGATCAATTGAGTGATTGGATAACCTTCGATCGCATCTTCTTCGCTTAGTCCCAGTAACTTTTTCGCACTTTCATTCGCGGCGATAATATTGCCTTCTTTGTCGGTTGAAATTACGCCATTGGTCAGCGATCGTAAGATATCCCGCTGCATTTGTTCTTGTTGCTTCACGGTTTCAAACAATCGCGCATTCTGAAGAGCAACCCCAGCTTGAATATTGAAGGTTTCCATGAATTCTTGATCGCTGCGGTTGAAACTGGCTCTCCAGCGTTCGGGAGCTTGAGGAAAATCTTGGGGATCATAAGGCGGAAAATCACCTTGCTTAGTTTTATTCACTAACTGAGTGACTCCAATCAGTTCCCCATCTGCGTTCCGAACAGGCATACACAACAAGCTACAGGTTCGATAGCCGTTCGCTTGATCGGTTTTTTTCGCAGTTTCAGCTCCTTCTTGTTCGTAGAGATCAAATGAAATATTAATCACTTCGCCAGAAGCCGCAACCTGCCCCGCAAAGCCGACTCCGATCGGTAAACGCAATTCTTTCATTGTGCCTTCTGCGGTTGAGATTCGAGTCCAGATCTCATTGCGATCGCGATCGATTAACCAAAGCGTACTGCGATCGGCATTCATCAGCTTCTTTGCTTCATCCATGACCCGTTTCAGCGTGTCGTCTAGATCCAGACTACTTTGGCTTAGGGATTGAGTTGCTTTGATGAGTGCGTTGGCTGCTCGTTGTTTCTGAGTTGCGATGTAGAACGATCGCGAAGATTCCAGAATCAATCGAATCGAGGGCGCAAATTCTCGGAATAGTTCTTCATCTTGGAGGGTGAAGCCTTCGAGGGCGATTCGTTCATCAAGGGAAAGAGCGCGATTGCATCTCGGTTGCAGTTTGTTGATCAATTGCACCACTGCAACCAGATCCCCTTCATCGTTCAATAAAGGCATCGTGAGCATCGTATAGGTTCGATAGCCTGTTTTGTTGAACTGAATCTTGGCTTGAGTCGATCGGGGATCGTTGAAAAAATCGTAGGGAATGTTAACCGGACGTTTGAAAGTTGCGACTTCACCCGCGATCCCTTGATTGGCTGGAAAACGAATCTCGATCGAGCGTCCTGATCCCTCAGTCACAGTGGTATACAGTTCGTTTTTCTCTTCATCCAAGAGGTAAATGGTTGTGCGATCGGCATTCAGTAATTCTCCAGTTTTTGCCGTAATCGAGTTCAGCATCTCCTCTAGAATCGTGTCAAACCCTTGCATGTCCAGCATTGATAGAGTTTGATTCACGATTTTGAGCTTGTGTTCGACTTCGTGAACGACTTCTTTGAATTTCTCCTGAGTCAGCGGTGCGAGAAATGAGGAGAACTTGCCTTTGGTCGCGAGTGCGTGATTGGACGCGACTGCGAGATTTGAAGCGGGTTTAGCATTGAGGGTAATCGTTTGGGGCTGGTCGGGCAGATGCGAGGAGAGAGAAGTCATATCGGCATCAAGTTCAGTTAAGAGGACTTATAACCAGATCGATCGGCTGTGAACCGACACAAAAGCACAGTAAAAAACGTACTTTCAGGATTCCCCAAAGCTGAAGATTTGATGCGGTTGTGATGAAGTTTTCTTGGAAGGTGTGTCTAGCGTGTTAAGCGATCGAATTCAATTCGTCCATAGTCGAGTTTGATCACACGATCGCTAAATTGAAAATAATGATCATCGTGACTGATTACCCAAACCGTTTTGCCCCGATGCTTCAACTTCGGTAAAAACTCGGTGTAGAACAATTCTCGAAAGGTTGGATCTTGATCCGAAGCCCATTCATCGAATAGATAGATCGGACGATCTTCAAGGTAAGCCGTTAACAATGCCAATCGCTTTCTTTGTCCTTGTGATAGTTCAGTTGTGGAGAACTGACCATTTTTGATTTGAACTTTGTGATCTAGCTGTAGTTGATGCAGATAGTTCAATGCGTCTTGGTCAGTTGCATCTAATCCGAGTAAGCGATCGAATAAATAAAAGTCAGCAAACACGGTCGAAAAGTGCTGGCGATACCATTCTCGATTTGCATGGGTGATGGGCGTTCCATCAAGTGTAATTGTTCCCGATTCAGGTGCATACAATCCAGTGAGTAGCTTTGCTAGTGTCGATTTACCACTCCCATTACCACCGACAATAAAAACAATTTCACCTGCATTCAATGTGAGATTGATTTCGCCAAGTGTGAACTGTGTATCTTCGGATTGGTAATAGCGATGAGTGACATGACGAAGCTCAATTTTCTGCCAATTTTGGTGAATGTGATTTGGAATGCTCGAAGCTTCTGCGCGACTTTGTAGCGATAGTCCCAAGGTTTCAATCTTTTGTAGTGAAACACTTGCCTGGCTTAGAATCGGGAGCTTCAACACTAATTTATCAAGCGGCAACATTAAATAAGTGAAGGTTAGAACATAGCCTGACAGCGTTTCGAGTGGGATTGAGAGTAGATTCGGGAGAGCAAACAACACAAAGCCGATCGCGAAAAAGAAAATTAGCTTTCCCCAACTCCCAGCCGCAGCAAAAAGAATCAGTGCATCCACGTTATGGCGGCGAAAAGATGCTGATGTGGTTTCTAGTTCTTTAGTTAGAAACACCTGACGACGCGGATAGTGGAGTTTCATCTCCTTGATGCCATCGGTAATCGATCGAAAATGCCGAAACAAACTATCTTGATCTTCCCGCGCATATACCATTCTCCGACGAGCTTGATTTAGCATCCATTGGCAAGTCCAGAATGCAAACACAAACAAGCCCATCACCATTGCAAACACAATCCAAGACAGTGATCCGATGTAGAAAAAACAGCCGACCACCGTGGCTAAATCAATGCAGAGAAATGGAAACGAAGAAACCGCATTCGCGACAGCTTGCACATCTTCAGTTAAAGTTGCCATCATCCGAGCATTTCCAAGCTGTTCTAGATGTCGCAACTCAGACGAGAGAATCTGTCGGCTCAACTGTAGTCGCAAGTTAAACACAGCATCTTGAGCGAGGCGAATGAGCACGACTTGAGAAATTACACTGGTCACGAGTGAGAGAACTGCAAGCCCAATGAATGCACCTGCAATTTGCCCGATCGCTGAATTCGGATTGCCCAATCCTCGACTGATTAATGCAATCAATCCGGCGCTACTAATCCCGCTTAGGAAACCTGTGAAAATAGCGATCGCGACGAGTTTGCGGGACGAGCGAAGCAGAAAAGAAATCAATTGCATATCAGGGTACAGGTGGTGTCTGGTAAGGTAGACGCAAATTTGGGCAGTGTAGATTCAGCTAGTAACCTGGACGACTGCCCCTGTGTTTACAAAATCTGAGTCTCGATCGCAACTGAGTATCCCCGTTTTAAGTCGCGGAAACACCCAATCGATTCAACTCGAATCGACCCTAAGAGATTTGCCTCTGTATGATTTTGCGGCAGAGTTGGACGTTTTGGGAACGGAAATTGCCCAAATCTTTGAGCAGTATTCGCTACTTCCAGGAGTGATCCTGAAAGAACAGGGGCGATTTTTGGGGATGTTGCCGCGTCATCGGTTGCTCGAATATTTGCTACGTCCGTATGGAATTGACTTGTTTCTGGATAAACCGCTGCGGATTTTGTGCAGCTACGATCGGACTTCTCCTTTAATTCTGAGCGGTGATACTCCGATTCTCAGTGCCGCACAACAGGCTCTACGTCGTCCGTTTGAGCGCTTAAGTGATCCGATCGTGGTGCATCTCGATTCCGAGCAATACCGAATTCTCGATCCGCATGAGTTGAATATTGCGTATTGGCAACTTCGTGGAATTGAGACTCAAGTGAGAGTAGAACGGCTCCAGCTTCAAATGGTTCAATCGGAAAAGATGGCAAGCTTGGGGCGATTAGTCGATGGCGTGTCTCATGAGATTCTTGATCCGGTGAGTTTTATTTGGGGGAATTTGAGCCACATTGCAGAATACAGCAAGAGTTTGCTTGAGATTATCAATGTGTATGAAAAGTGCATTGTGCAAGAGCCACAGAAAGTCAGGGATTTGAAAGATGCGATCGAGTTCGATTACATCCGCGAAGATTTGCCCAAAACTCTCGACAGTATTAAAACAGGAGCCGAACGTCTGTCTCGATTGGCAAACAGTCTGCAAAATTTCTGCCATATCGATGAAGTT
Coding sequences within it:
- a CDS encoding hypothetical protein (hypothetical protein MC7420_6501;~similar to AA sequence:cyanobase_aa:LBDG_41350) gives rise to the protein MGRKKQPPIWIVVLICSATGVVLGGSASWAESSQCLQDKVVTNQCLTQDPVRKTGEGMFAGMLAGAGGAIGATWSQWNRKS
- a CDS encoding processing peptidase (similar to AA sequence:cyanobase_aa:LBDG_38310): MPILSHLYVSCKSTGLHSIFFENRPHIRLSVNPLNIHRSPQLSFPIPATVHRLDNGLTLIHHHLPATGVSAIDVWVNAGSVVEPDEWMGMAHFLEHMIFKGTHRIAPGEFDSAIENRGGMTNAATSYDYAHFYMTTASKDFSETLPYLSELLLNAAIPDEEFDRERDVVLEEISQTYDDPDAIAFQFLSELVYQRHPYGRSILGTEDSLMPRSADEMRSFHRAHYQPENMTVVITGDVDLEQAKLRVERAFGKFPDPGSCPRHEAEAEPPITSIRREELYLPRLEQARLLMAWIAPGVEPLTWQNEEELLPWQRVERSNQQDPLKAACGLDLLSAVLASGRTSRFIQEFREERQIVQAIDCSFSLQRDSSLFTIAAWLDPKDLERVEALICDRLSHLMTTPISQAELDRAKRLLCNDYAFSTETPGQLAGLYGYYHSLAEIEAAIAYPHWIQSFTTEDLRDLASHYLSPYHYAAIVVKPGC
- a CDS encoding processing protease (similar to AA sequence:cyanobase_aa:LBDG_38320), with the translated sequence MTSSIASPQNRNIHRTVLDNGITVLVTENPSADIIAARLFFKAGTRWEPYDKAGLSHLVAAVMTKGTERHSSLEIAERVESIGASVSTDAASDYFLVSLKTVSADFPEMLMLAGELLRSATFPESEVELERRLALQAIRSQQEQPFTVALDRLRHAMYGQHPYALSGLGTIETVEKLTREDLQTYYQTHFRPDNLTISIAGRITPEQAVSQVEETLGDWKAPLTPRVELNLPIVTPNPTRSAVPQDTQQSIVILGYHAPSIQSNLMEDYAALKLLNTYLGNGLSSRLFVELREKRGLAYEVSAFYPTRLDTSYFVTYMGTAPSNTSIALSGLKTEVDRLCAAPLSEEEIQTAKNKLLGQYALGKQTNSQLAQIFGWYETLGLGVEFDTQFQTAIAQVTAETAQETACRYFGDPYISLLGPADAIEH
- a CDS encoding pentapeptide repeat protein (similar to AA sequence:cyanobase_aa:LBDG_41130), with the protein product MMTKDQTLQTLLDLIEQVKSADTDDFFALANIANLNPLRDFSESNLTGIDLRSKNMTKADLIEATLVGASLISTNFTEARLISSNLTQANLTDATLTGASLINANLSGAVLVNATLDSANLTGAILTDAKLTYADVRRSILTSADLNGTKLSETNLSYANLKRAHLINADLSGASLYGADLTGADLRGAVLSDTDFVGANVERTRFNEPRWFSRETKRDLTQRGAIFEV
- a CDS encoding adenylate/guanylate cyclase with GAF and PAS/PAC sensors (similar to AA sequence:cyanobase_aa:LBDG_41140), which translates into the protein MTSLSSHLPDQPQTITLNAKPASNLAVASNHALATKGKFSSFLAPLTQEKFKEVVHEVEHKLKIVNQTLSMLDMQGFDTILEEMLNSITAKTGELLNADRTTIYLLDEEKNELYTTVTEGSGRSIEIRFPANQGIAGEVATFKRPVNIPYDFFNDPRSTQAKIQFNKTGYRTYTMLTMPLLNDEGDLVAVVQLINKLQPRCNRALSLDERIALEGFTLQDEELFREFAPSIRLILESSRSFYIATQKQRAANALIKATQSLSQSSLDLDDTLKRVMDEAKKLMNADRSTLWLIDRDRNEIWTRISTAEGTMKELRLPIGVGFAGQVAASGEVINISFDLYEQEGAETAKKTDQANGYRTCSLLCMPVRNADGELIGVTQLVNKTKQGDFPPYDPQDFPQAPERWRASFNRSDQEFMETFNIQAGVALQNARLFETVKQQEQMQRDILRSLTNGVISTDKEGNIIAANESAKKLLGLSEEDAIEGYPITQLIKLEKGSFYNWFNQAITARNREQYYPDQTLQPIHGEEQHSINLSINTIADANDSHRVSGALIVMDDISDEKRLKSTMYRYMTQELAEQLLENPDAAKMGGDRKDVSVLFSDIRSYTTLTETLKAEEVVEMLNQYFESMVEAVFMHKGILDKYIGDAIMAVFGSPLPLDDHEWMAVQTALEMRHRLAAFNQARSSRNEKTIAIGIGINSDTVISGNIGCSKRMEFTAIGDGVNLGSRLEGASKLYGTDIVMSESTYRPCADRIWARELDFIKVKGKNKPVAVYELVGLRSDKISDEKKRVIEHYHSARQHYLNRKFAFAVAEFATVLEIDHRDKAASLHMERCQHWLRTPPPDHWDGSWSLTEK
- a CDS encoding cyclic peptide transporter (similar to AA sequence:cyanobase_aa:LBDG_15870), which produces MQLISFLLRSSRKLVAIAIFTGFLSGISSAGLIALISRGLGNPNSAIGQIAGAFIGLAVLSLVTSVISQVVLIRLAQDAVFNLRLQLSRQILSSELRHLEQLGNARMMATLTEDVQAVANAVSSFPFLCIDLATVVGCFFYIGSLSWIVFAMVMGLFVFAFWTCQWMLNQARRRMVYAREDQDSLFRHFRSITDGIKEMKLHYPRRQVFLTKELETTSASFRRHNVDALILFAAAGSWGKLIFFFAIGFVLFALPNLLSIPLETLSGYVLTFTYLMLPLDKLVLKLPILSQASVSLQKIETLGLSLQSRAEASSIPNHIHQNWQKIELRHVTHRYYQSEDTQFTLGEINLTLNAGEIVFIVGGNGSGKSTLAKLLTGLYAPESGTITLDGTPITHANREWYRQHFSTVFADFYLFDRLLGLDATDQDALNYLHQLQLDHKVQIKNGQFSTTELSQGQRKRLALLTAYLEDRPIYLFDEWASDQDPTFRELFYTEFLPKLKHRGKTVWVISHDDHYFQFSDRVIKLDYGRIEFDRLTR
- a CDS encoding histidine kinase (similar to AA sequence:cyanobase_aa:LBDG_15860) — translated: MFTKSESRSQLSIPVLSRGNTQSIQLESTLRDLPLYDFAAELDVLGTEIAQIFEQYSLLPGVILKEQGRFLGMLPRHRLLEYLLRPYGIDLFLDKPLRILCSYDRTSPLILSGDTPILSAAQQALRRPFERLSDPIVVHLDSEQYRILDPHELNIAYWQLRGIETQVRVERLQLQMVQSEKMASLGRLVDGVSHEILDPVSFIWGNLSHIAEYSKSLLEIINVYEKCIVQEPQKVRDLKDAIEFDYIREDLPKTLDSIKTGAERLSRLANSLQNFCHIDEVYARPANLHECLDSVLLLLKSRLSSEIQVVRNYGHLPPVPCFISQLSQVFMNILNRSIDSLLGQAARSEIRSCEAPKITITTEVCSIDGTGKRWVSIQITDNNLELSIETQNQLMQAFSTDLVRETSLAMSYRIVTGRHSGKFRVYSNIEPDLRGTVFEILLPLN